The window CCTCCTGCAGCCGTCGCTCGCTCACCTCCAGGACCCCCGCCGGGTAGGTGGCCCCGCCGCGCGGCTCTCCGCACACCGAGCACACCGAGCCGCTGCTGCGCGCATCCGCTCGCCCCGCGGCCCCAGGCGCCCGGGCCTCCCCGGCCGCGGCCCCCGCGCGCTCCACCAGCCTCAGCAGCCGAGGCTCGTCGGCCCGCGCCGCCGCCTCGGCCCGGAGCTGGCCCCGCAGGCGAGCCAGGCGACCCGGGGCGCGGGTTTCTTCAGGGCCCGGCCCGTTGGCCTGCGGCCCGTGGTCCCGCCGGCGGCCAACGGCCCGTCGCAGCGCCTCGCTTGCGCCGTATGCGGTGCGCGCCTGGACCCACGGGCGCCCGGGTTCCGCCGCCATCTGCGCTGCAGCCGCCACCGCCAGCGGAGCCGGGCCTGGTCGGGAGCCCCAGCCCGCAGCCTAGCGACCGCTGGGGCCCCGGCGACGCTCCGTGGAGAGGGGCCCCCCGGGACGGCTGTGGGAACGACCGAGGCCTCGGGGGGACCTGGCCTGGCCCGGGGAACTCCGGTAGGGCGGGGGTGGAGGAGGCGGGTGGATGGAGACCCAGGGGACCCCGGCGGGGCAATGCAGGCAGGCTTGAGAGTGCTGGCCTTGCTCACGGGGACTGCACTTCGCTGGGTTGAGCAGCTAGGACTGGTTTCTGGGCAGGGGGTGACAGGACGTGGAATGAGGCTGCAGAGAAGCCTAGGCTCTCAGACCATAGTCAGGAACCGGGCTCGCACCCTCTACTCCCAACTACTGACCCCAACGCACTCAGGGGAAGGCAGCAGCGGTTATGGACCCTCCCGCCCAGTCCTCCTCACTCACTAGAGTCCCACTTCCATAACTTAGTCCAGGCCGATATTATCCCTGTCACCGCCACACCCCCACAGCTGCAGGAACCCATCCTCCTCCAGGGCACCCCCACTCAAGCTCTTCAGGGGTTTGGGTGGCTCTCTGCTGTGCCCCAGTCCCCAGGGACCCGCTGGatatcccaccccacccccactgtgtTCTGGCCATGTTGCCTTTTACCCAACAACCTCAACCCCTCTGGGcctttgctcaggctgtttcTCCTGCTGGGAATGTCCCTACTCCACACCATTTCCCTGGTGGCTCCCACTCATTCCCCCCCTTTGGGACAGCCTTCCTtggccaccccagcccccagcaggtgACTCAGGACCCTTGCCCCCAACTTTAAATGGCTCTGTTTTCTGTCCACCTGAATCCACAGTAGGGTCCCTGAGCACCGGGCGACTGGGTCACTGAGTTCTCAGAGGTACCAAACACACGGGATGTTGGATGCCAGAGGAGATGAGTGAATGAGCCTGGGTTGAGGGTCCTGGGTAGGGCAGGGCCTCTGTCCTTCACCCTAGTCAGCCCATGCACCTCCTCAGCCTGGCATTCAAGACCCTCGTAGCCATCCGTGCTGGCTTTCTTGTCTCTGCcaccttcccccccccacccctgtgcgGGCACTCCTCACTGCTGTACTCCGCCCTTCTTCACCCCAGTGCCTTCACCCCTGCACCTCCCTGGGTCCATCACAGGGTCATGGACAGGGTCATGGATACCGTGGGTGGTATCCCTCTGCCCAGCATGTTGTTCTCACCAAACCCTAGGGGCTAGTTAGCAAATTGTGGGCATGAAtccaggctgggctgggagggTGATGGCAAGGCAACCACTGGGACCTGCGTCCCCAGAGCCCACAGGGGCCTCGCCACTATGTAGCTCTGTGCCCATGTGTGTGTGATTGAGGCAGCCAACCCTGTTCTTTTACAGCCCTGGCCCCAGGCCACCATGAAGACTTCTGGATCCCCtctattgattcattcattcattcattcattcattcattgcagCCTCTCTCGAAGGTACATATGGAGGTGAGAATGTGGCACTCCATCAAACCCCGCAGGACCCTCCCATTCCTGCTGAGTCACTTGATCCCCTGGGACCTCCAGCATCTGGTTCTGCTGGTCCCTAAAGCCTCATTAACCATgctcctgctcccctctcctcaGTAATTAAAATACTGCAGACAAAAATGCCCTGGATTTCTTCCCCACGCCTGCTGGAGTTAGGCTGTGTGACCCAGGGGCTCTGCCTCCTCTGAGCCTCACTATGAAATGAAGGAGGCCCCCAGACCCGATCCGTGGTGGGGGCAcagcagggaggctgggaaaggcTGGGGCTGGCCGGCGGAGGGTGGGAGCTGGAGTGGTGGTCACGGACAGTCTTCAGATTTGTGATGGGGTGTGGAAGGGGTGtgaaggctgggctgggctgccaAGGCACACAGGGACTGCAAAGTTTTCTGACTGTTGAGGCTAGTGGAGGGATGTGATAGGAACAGAGCCTTTGCTGTGAAGAGCCGACGATCCTGCAGCTGGTCCAGATGTGAAGTCATGGCTGGTGGCAGAGTCTCCCAAAGTCACGGCTATGGGGCAAACAGATTGCACAGGAGCGAATGCAGACTGGAAAGGGAGGCCCCTGAAGAGGGCTGCAGAGGTAGGTGTTGGTGAGGGGTGAACAGGCAGCTGTGGTCAACATGACCCTGAGCCCCTGAGGTCAAGTGCAGCAATAGTCAAGAAATGGGTTGCAGTGACCCTACCCTGAGCTTCACAGGTGGAGGGGAAGGGATAGCCTGGGGAGTCCTTGCCTAGGCTAGTTGGTCGGAACAGAAGCAGCTGCAGAAGGAATGGGGCAGGAAGCAGGAACAGAGCTACTGACTGGGCCAGGGGGACTGGcacacaggcctgctttctggtTCTTCTGCTTTCTAGAATATCTTCACAGCCCAGCCTGCCCAGCCCCCTGCACAGAGGAACTGagtggggcccagggcagggcccaACTCCTTCCCCACTCCAGCCCCCTCTCTGTGCCCAAGGCCAGGGCCAggtctgctgggggtggggaggctggctgTGACTGTGAGAAGCCACCATTCTGGGAGCTGTCCCCATCTGGGCTCTGTGCCTTCAGGTGGCCCCTCTGCACAGGCAGGGTTAGGCGATTAGCAGGCTTGACCACTGATTAACTCAGGGCCTGAGAGGAGGGAAAACCCTGGGGCTCTGCCTCTGTCTAGACAAGGAGGGGCAGCTGAACTGCCTCACCTTTGTCCTCTGTTGCCATTAAATCCTGGCAGCCACCCAGAGAGGGAGTCTTATTGTCTAAAGGGAGTCTTATTGTCTAAAGTGGGCTTTGTATGTTGGAGGGGGCCCTAGTGGCCTCGGAGGGGGCAGGGAAGCCTCACAGTCGTCATGGGAGCGTCTGGCAATGCAGATGCCCAGGTCACCCCCTCGCCAACCCTGCAGGATAGAACTGAGTGTGACCTTTCAGGGCATGGTGGTCTTTGTCTTCTTCCACGACTGTCTGCACACCAAATTCCGGCCCAGCCTCATTCTCAGTGAAGGGGGGCACATGGAGATGCAAATGGGGGTCCCCTCTGCATTGGCCCTGAGGGTCTCTGTGGAGAGGGGGACCCCCCAGGAGAGCGAGAAGTGTGTTCttcctgagccaccagccccGCTGGGAGGAGAATGGGCTAGCCTTGGGACTGGGCCAGGAGTGGGCTGCCACTCGCCTTTCTGGTCACGGACCCTGGCCCTCGTCATGGACTCGAGAGCCTAGGTGCCCACCCGATCTCTGGGCCAGCTGGGCTTCTTGCTGTGGGAGCCTGACTgacaagacccccccccccccatcttggcTGGGGTCTGGGCCTCAGCCCCAGGGCTCTTAGGAAGGGAAGGCTGTGGTCCCTTTGGGGCCCTGAAGTGTGGGCCATGTGGTAGAGCTTCAGGAGACTAAGGCTGCAGCTCTGGCTTGGGTCGTTGCTCACGATACCATTCCGGGCTAGTTCGTTCTGCCTCTCAGAGCTCTGGTGGGCCCTGTTGCCTTGCTTCCATGTCCCCAGCCGTCAGCGCCCAGAAGCAGTCTTTGCTGGCCAAGAGATGGTGAGGGGGGCCGTGGTGACGGACCCTGGGAGGTGAGCAGGGTACATGGGACACCTGTGGCCTAAAGGGCAGGTCTGAGCTGCTGGTGGCTCCTCCTTTTAAGAAGGGGCCAGAGGGTCCAGGGCTTCCTGTGGAGACTGGATTTGGGCACACCTTGCCCCTGAATGCCCCTTGGCTACGAGGCACTGGATCTGTTCTCTGGCCTCCAGGTGTCTCTGGCTACCCAGGCGTTCCCTAGGAACGGTCTTGGGAGGCAAGGGGCTCTGCAGGGGACAGCACATTACCCAGTAATGACCTTGCCTGACCTCAGTAATGAGCTCATTACCTGATAATGACCTTGTTTGCCTCACCCTGGCGTCAGCAGCCATGGAGTGTCTGGCCTGGGGTGGCTCTGACCAGTCCAGACCGTGGCCTTCCACCTCCCAGCCCGCCCCAGATGGGGCGTCAGGCCTGCCAGCATCTGTGTGGCCTGCAGGCCCAGCCTCCGCTCCCAGTTGGACCAGTCTGGGTTCGTGACCATCCCCAGCTGCACAGCCTGGGCGAGTGAACCCTTTAACCTCTGTGCCTCACTGCCTCACTCACAGGTGGGACAAGAGGGTCTGTGCGGAACAGAGTGACGAGAGCCGCTCTGAGGGACACAGGGTTTTTCAGAAGCTGTCCTTCTGCCAGCTGGCTGGGTTCTCCACATCAGGACCATGTGAACAACCTCTGGTCCCTGGGATGGCCCTTTGTCTCATCATTCCTAGTAGAGAGGAGTATGAGGACATCTGAGGGCTGGGTCCCCTCACCTCCCTGTGGCCAGAGGGCATTTCTCTGTCCTCATATCTCTTCTCTTAGCAGCACTGAAACAGCCGGCTCTGCTCTCCTTCTCACGCTTCCTGGTGACCCCAGACCCTGGCAGACACTTCTCACTCCCATGCCCCCCCTCTCCAGACCCCCATACCCACACTTGGCTCACTTCTCCAGGCCTTGGGTTTCGCCATTGTCTTCTCAGGGGGAACCTGATCAACTCAATTCTGATTAGGACCCACCTCTACCTGACATCCTCCCCGAACTCCCACCTCACTCCTGCAAGAGCCTGGGATCCTGCGTGCCCCCAGGGTTTGGACCTGCCCCTTCAGTGACGTGCTTTTCCTTGCTCCCCATgccagcaccccctctccccaccccaccctggcctgTGCACATCCAGCTCCCTCCGCCTCAGGGCAGAGTTTACACGGCCTCCTAGAAAGGCCTGTCCTGACCCAGGGTCTCCATGCTCTCCTTGCAACTGCTTACCAGGCCCTCTGCAAGCTTTGCATTTCCTCCCAGAATGTGGGGTCTCTGGCCTCTGTCCTTCTTTGGGGTTGACTTCCAATAGGGCAGGGACACCCCTGCATCTTCCAGAAAAGTGCCTGGCAAATAGTAGGCACGGCGTAAATCTGCTCTCATTGAGTAAAGCTGTCTGCACTGGGTTTGGCACTGAGTAAGCACTGAGTGTGGGCCTGGTTGTTTCCAGGCCTGCAAGGCTGGGAGTGCTCATGGCAGGCCCAGCTGGCAGGGCTGGCTGTGTCCCTAGGGTCCTTTGCCTGGATGGCCTGAGGAAGAGCAGGGTTGTCGCTCAGCTCAATCCTAGGGTTTCCCCACCCCACCTGGAGTTGGCCCTGGCCAGGCTCTCTGCCCTCAAACTCGACGTGCCCCAATGTGGGgagctggcaggggaggggatgAAGAGTATACAGGTGGTGGGGAGGCTGGTGTCAAGAAGCAGGCCTGGGCTGCATAGTGGGGATGAAGTTGGGGGTGATATCCATGCAGGGAGGGGGTGTCAGGACTAGGAGAGGATGGACTGGGGGCCCTAGGGGAGCGCCGCTGTCACAGGAGTGGAGGCCTTAccattccccacccaccctcctgAGCGCCCCTTTGAGTCCTTTCATGACTCTGGcatgagggagggaaagaagggaatGCGAGTCTAGACCGCTTCCCAGGACTCAAACCAGGTCATGTCAGACATCTGTGTATACCTGTAACTAACACACACATCAAGGTCTTTCTCTTCCACCTTCCTGTCTCAACATTCAGTTTGAAGGAGAtcagttttctctttattatatGTGTGATGTCATGAACGATAACATACAAGATACCCTGTAACATGCGTGTCTGCTAAAGGCATCACAGCTGAACAGCCGTGAATCAACTACCCAACCCAGGAACTGCTCCAGTACCAATGactcctctccttctgtccaaAGGCACCTGCTGGGCTGAATTGTGTGTTTCCCTGGcttttatttatagatatatctTTTCACGTATGTAGGTATCTCTACACAGTGtgtcatctggtttcacttatcttCGAGGGCAGTAACAATGGCCTTATACTGAGTGTGCTCCTGTGGGTCTGGCCTTCTACACATAACATCACTTCTGACATTCATCAGTTTGCTGGGGTGTAGGTGATGGTCATTCTTTTTCACTGCTGTATAATACCCCACTTGGTTCATGCATTCTCCTGTCAGTGGCTATTTGGATCATTCATGTTTTTTGCTGTTACTAACCGCTTCTGGGCATATTTTTGTACCTGTTCCCTGGGGCCCATAGGCAAGAATGGCTCTGTGAAATGCTTGTTCATggcttttgcccattttcctgttaagttgttttggcttttttcttaTTGAATAGTAAGGGTCTTAATTTGTAGTATAGGGCACATATTTTATATGGACAGGTGGATTTTTATATTCGTGTTCACTCCTTGTCTTGGTCtcttcaggctgctataacaaaatgccatagactgggtggcttataaataatggaaatttttaaaaaattatttttattaatatataatgtgttatttgccccaggggtacaggtctgtgaatcatcaggcttacacatttcacagcactcaccatagcccataccctccccagtgtccataaccccaccaccctctccctaccttcccacccccagcaagcctcagtttgttttgtgagatttagagtctcttatggtttgtctccttcccaatcccatcctgtatCATTCTTTGATTCCCTATCCCCCACAatcctccaccctgcctctcaaactcttcatatcagagagattatatgataattgtctttctctgattgacttatttcgctcagcgtaataccctctagttctatccacatcattacaaacggcaagatttcatttattttggtggctgcatagtattccattgtatatatatataccacgtattctttatacattcatctgttgatggacatctaggttctttccataatttggctattgtggacattgctgctataaactgtCAGGTGCACATGCCGcttcggatcattacatttgtatctttagggtaaatacccagtagtgtgattgctgggccatagggtagctctcttttcaacttaTTGAgtaacctccatgttgttttccagggtgcctgcaccaccttgcattcctaccaacagtgtaggagggttcccctttctctgcatcctcaccaacctctgtcatttcctgacttgttaattttagccattctgactggtgtgaggtggtatctcattgtggttttgattcatatttccctgatgccaagtgatgtggagcactttttcatgtgtttgttggccatctgaatatcttctttgcagaaatgtctgttcatgttttctgcccatttcttgattggattatttgttctttgggtgttgagtttgataagttctttataaattttggatatagccctttatctgatatgtcatttgcaaatatcttctcctattctgtcagttgtcttttggatttgttgactgtttcctttgcaaaagctttttatcattatgaaattcCGAGAGTTCAAttttcccttgctttccttgccttttgcgatgttcctagaaagaagttgctgcagctgaggtcgaagaggttgctgcccatgttctcctcaaggattttgatggattcctgtctcacactgaggtctttcatggattttgagtctatttttgtgtgtaatgtaaggaaatggtccactttcattcttctacatgtggctgtccaattttcccaacaccatttgttgaagtgactgtcttttttccattggacattctttcctgctttgtcaaagattagttgaccatagagttgagggtctatttctggctctgtactctgttcccttgatctgtgtgtttttgtgccgctaccatactgtcttgatgatgacagctttgtaatagagcttgaagtctggaattttgatgccaccaactttgactttctttttcaacattcctctggctattcagggtcttttctggttccataaaaaattttaggattatttgttccatttctttgaaaaaaattatggtattttgatagagattgtattaaatgtgtagattgctttatgtagcatagacattttcacaatatttgctcttccaatccatgagcatggaacgtttttccacttctttgtgtcttcctcagtttccttcgtgagtactttctagttttctgagtacagattctttgcctctttggttaggtttattcctaagtatcttatggttttgggtgcaattgtgaatgggattaactccttaatttctctttcttctgtcttgctgttggtatatagaaatgcaactgatttctgtgcattagttTTATATCCTggattcctatatgagttctaggatttttaaagtggagtcttttgggttttccacataaaatatatgcaaagagtgagagtttgattctttctttgccgattcagatactttttatttctttttgttgtctgattgccgaggctcagacttctagtactatgttgaatagcagtggtcatAGTGGAAAaccctgccatattcctgaccttaggggaaaagctctcagtttccccCCATTCagaatggtattcactgtgggattttcatagatggctttgatgatattgaggtatgtgccctctatacctacactttgaggagttttgatcaagaaaggatgcagtactttgttaaatgcttcttCAGCATCAATTGTGttatcatatagttcttattctttcttttattcatgtattgtatcacattgattgatttgtggatgttgaaccaatcttgcagcccaggaataaatcccacttggttgtggtgaataacccttttaacatactgttggatcctattggctagtattttggtaagaatttttgcatccctgttcatcaagggtattggtctgtaattctcctttatgATGGgatgtttgtctggttttgggatcaaggtaatgctggcctcataaaatgagtttggaagttttccttccatttctattttttggaacaatttcaggagaataggtattatttaattatttaattaaattatttaaagaagtttaaatgattggtagaattcccctgggaagttgtctggccctgggctcttgtttgttgggagatttttgatgactgcttcaatctccttactggttatgggtctgttcaggttttctatttcttcctgcttcagttttggtagtctataggtctctaggaatgcatccatttcttccagattgtcaaatttgttggtgtgtagttgctcataatatgttcttataattgtatttctttggtgtcggttgtgatctttcctctttcattaatgattttattgatttgggtcctttcccttttctttttgataagtctgg is drawn from Mustela lutreola isolate mMusLut2 chromosome 11, mMusLut2.pri, whole genome shotgun sequence and contains these coding sequences:
- the LOC131811547 gene encoding protein FAM246B-like is translated as MAAEPGRPWVQARTAYGASEALRRAVGRRRDHGPQANGPGPEETRAPGRLARLRGQLRAEAAARADEPRLLRLVERAGAAAGEARAPGAAGRADARSSGSVCSVCGEPRGGATYPAGVLEVSERRLQEGLAAVRAELGAGLEALRAELRAELDALRELLPPPPPPARREPRAAPRAAPRGPALLRALGTMNALAAAARPADDIPDGPADGGANRAPARKNFKKTPVPPGAAQGSGD